A genome region from Bacillaceae bacterium IKA-2 includes the following:
- a CDS encoding DUF3243 domain-containing protein: MSVLDNWNQWKDFLGDRLQQAEQDGMDQQVVNDVAYQVGEYLSKQVEPKNDQERVLLDLWNVASEEEQHAIANMMVKLVNN; encoded by the coding sequence ATGTCTGTATTAGATAATTGGAACCAATGGAAAGACTTTTTAGGAGATCGCTTGCAACAAGCGGAACAAGACGGTATGGATCAACAGGTTGTCAATGATGTTGCTTACCAAGTGGGAGAATACTTGTCAAAGCAAGTAGAACCAAAAAATGATCAAGAACGAGTCTTATTAGACCTTTGGAATGTTGCTTCAGAAGAGGAGCAACATGCTATTGCAAATATGATGGTTAAGCTAGTCAATAATTAA
- a CDS encoding DUF3388 domain-containing protein, whose amino-acid sequence MEKKEWYLEYQIHKNRPGLLGDIATLLGMLSINIVTINGVDHMRRGMLIRSEDDEQIERLTNILNTMDNISVTKVREPKLRDRLAVRHGHFIERDEDEKKVFRFVRAELGILVDFMAELFKKEGNKLIGIRGMPRVGKTESIVAASVCANKRWSFISSTLLRQTIRSHLADDEFTENNIYIIDGIVTTMRATEKHRTLVDEIMRIGSTKVIEHPDIFVRETEYTLDDFDYIIELRNTHDEMITYEVIDSGFSSFDIS is encoded by the coding sequence ATGGAGAAGAAGGAATGGTATTTAGAATATCAAATACATAAAAATAGACCGGGTTTACTAGGTGATATTGCAACGCTCCTTGGGATGTTATCAATCAATATCGTAACGATTAATGGTGTTGATCATATGCGGAGGGGAATGCTAATCCGTAGTGAAGATGACGAACAAATAGAGCGCCTTACAAATATTTTAAATACGATGGACAATATTTCTGTTACGAAAGTAAGGGAACCAAAGCTTCGTGACCGTCTAGCAGTGAGGCATGGTCATTTTATTGAACGTGATGAAGACGAAAAAAAGGTTTTTCGATTTGTTCGCGCTGAGCTTGGAATACTTGTTGATTTTATGGCTGAGCTTTTCAAAAAGGAAGGCAACAAACTGATAGGTATCCGTGGAATGCCTAGAGTGGGTAAAACAGAATCAATTGTTGCTGCAAGTGTTTGTGCTAATAAACGCTGGTCTTTTATTTCATCGACATTACTCAGGCAAACGATTCGAAGTCACTTAGCAGATGATGAGTTTACTGAAAATAATATCTATATCATTGATGGTATTGTGACAACGATGCGAGCAACAGAAAAACATCGTACGCTCGTTGACGAAATAATGAGGATTGGTTCTACAAAAGTCATTGAACATCCAGATATTTTTGTAAGAGAAACAGAATATACGTTAGATGACTTTGATTACATAATAGAGCTAAGAAATACTCATGATGAAATGATTACTTATGAAGTTATAGACTCAGGTTTTTCTTCATTTGATATTAGTTAA
- a CDS encoding helix-turn-helix domain-containing protein — translation MSELGLRLKNARAEKNISLEELQSITKIQKRYLQAIEEGNLDILPGTFYARGFVKSYADAVGIDPDILFEEHASELPTINKRVEEIPARVQQKKKRGTKKTLRFLAVLPLVIVVVFIISIFIGAWFYLQDDSARDEATEYEQPHSPSVEGGRNDDALQPAKGGEEAIEIEEEIIEEEEEEVNQEVEVVETKGKETIYNLINAKEFKFKIDLVGKSYVEIDNRKGKTFHALTEDGGKTLKFDFSEEETIQFNFGASNNVKLFINEEPFEFPLDIVHQKVTFHFIQESADQ, via the coding sequence TTGTCAGAATTAGGGCTTCGGCTGAAAAATGCAAGGGCAGAAAAAAATATATCGCTAGAGGAACTTCAAAGTATTACAAAAATACAAAAACGTTACTTACAAGCAATTGAAGAAGGCAATCTAGATATATTGCCAGGAACCTTTTACGCAAGAGGGTTTGTAAAGAGTTATGCTGATGCAGTTGGGATCGATCCAGATATTCTTTTTGAAGAGCATGCAAGCGAACTTCCAACTATAAATAAGCGAGTCGAGGAAATTCCAGCACGTGTGCAGCAAAAAAAGAAAAGAGGTACAAAAAAAACCCTTCGATTTTTAGCAGTACTCCCATTAGTAATTGTAGTAGTTTTTATTATTTCGATTTTTATTGGGGCATGGTTCTACCTCCAGGATGACTCAGCTAGAGACGAAGCAACTGAATATGAACAACCCCATTCACCTTCCGTTGAAGGTGGGAGAAATGATGATGCTCTTCAACCAGCAAAAGGTGGTGAGGAGGCAATTGAAATTGAAGAAGAAATAATAGAAGAAGAAGAAGAGGAAGTCAATCAAGAAGTTGAAGTTGTCGAAACAAAAGGTAAGGAAACGATATATAACTTGATCAACGCTAAGGAGTTCAAATTTAAGATTGATCTTGTGGGCAAGAGTTATGTAGAAATTGATAATCGTAAAGGAAAAACGTTTCATGCACTTACTGAAGATGGTGGTAAGACTTTAAAGTTTGATTTTTCAGAAGAGGAAACAATTCAGTTTAACTTTGGTGCATCAAATAATGTGAAACTGTTTATAAATGAAGAGCCTTTTGAGTTTCCTTTAGATATTGTCCATCAAAAAGTAACGTTTCATTTCATTCAGGAAAGTGCTGATCAATAA
- the pgsA gene encoding CDP-diacylglycerol--glycerol-3-phosphate 3-phosphatidyltransferase, with amino-acid sequence MNIPNKITISRILLIPLFLIFFLAPIDLGSLFIFDYQLPLAHFFGALMFILAASTDWLDGYYARKYNLVTNFGKFLDPLADKLLLTAALIALVELTFLPAWIAIVIISREFAVTGIRLVAIADGQVIAASNLGKLKTVFQIIAVSALMLHNLPFELIGVPFAMITVWIATILTIISGLDYFLKNKHIILKSK; translated from the coding sequence GTGAACATACCGAATAAAATTACAATTTCAAGAATTCTTCTTATTCCCCTATTTTTAATTTTTTTCCTAGCGCCAATCGATTTAGGGAGCTTATTTATTTTCGATTATCAATTACCTTTGGCCCATTTTTTTGGGGCATTAATGTTTATTCTCGCGGCTAGTACCGATTGGCTAGACGGTTATTATGCGAGAAAATACAATTTAGTAACAAATTTCGGGAAATTTTTAGATCCATTAGCAGATAAATTATTATTGACCGCAGCATTAATAGCTTTGGTTGAATTAACTTTTTTACCAGCTTGGATTGCGATTGTTATTATTAGTCGGGAATTTGCTGTTACTGGCATTAGGCTCGTCGCTATTGCCGATGGACAAGTCATCGCCGCTAGTAATTTAGGGAAATTGAAAACCGTATTTCAAATTATTGCTGTTTCAGCGTTAATGCTTCATAATCTTCCTTTTGAATTAATCGGAGTTCCATTTGCAATGATTACAGTTTGGATTGCAACAATTTTAACAATCATCTCAGGATTGGATTATTTTCTGAAAAATAAACATATTATCCTTAAATCTAAGTAA
- a CDS encoding YajQ family cyclic di-GMP-binding protein yields MAKEHFFDIVSEVKMQEVDNAIAQALKEIKTRYDFKNSKSNIERSGDHQITITSDDDYKLESVIDILQIKFIKRDLSQKIMDFGKVEQASGGTVRQVITLVAGISSDRAKKITVAIRDAKLKIKVQIQDEQIRVTAKSIDDLQSVIQLVKELDLDFPVQYVNMR; encoded by the coding sequence ATGGCAAAAGAACACTTTTTTGATATCGTTTCTGAAGTGAAAATGCAAGAAGTTGATAATGCGATTGCCCAGGCGTTAAAAGAAATAAAAACACGTTATGATTTTAAAAATTCAAAAAGTAACATTGAACGTAGTGGTGATCACCAAATTACAATCACTTCTGACGATGATTATAAACTAGAAAGCGTTATTGATATTTTGCAAATAAAATTTATTAAACGGGATTTATCTCAAAAAATAATGGATTTCGGAAAAGTTGAGCAGGCTTCTGGTGGCACAGTCCGGCAAGTAATCACGCTTGTTGCCGGGATAAGTTCTGATCGCGCAAAAAAAATTACTGTTGCGATTCGTGATGCTAAGTTAAAGATAAAAGTACAAATTCAGGATGAGCAGATTCGAGTAACTGCAAAAAGTATTGATGACTTACAATCGGTTATTCAACTAGTTAAGGAATTAGATTTAGATTTCCCAGTTCAGTATGTAAATATGAGATAA
- a CDS encoding SDR family oxidoreductase: protein MKYALITGASGGIGREIALALGKEGYCLYLHYHENEEAIDQLMVKLKNIETWKVKADLSNKTGHTEMLNSIHHPIDCLILNSGTSYVGLITDMTENQVEEMVQLHITSPFLLTKALLPAMIKNKAGNIVAISSIWGLTGASCEVLYSMVKGGLNTFVKALAKEVAPSGIRVNGVAPGAIDTNMLANFSNQELLELCQEIPMQRLGEAKEVADLVTFLVSNKSTYINGQIISINGGWHC from the coding sequence TTGAAGTATGCGTTAATTACAGGTGCAAGTGGAGGGATCGGTCGTGAAATTGCGCTAGCCTTAGGAAAAGAAGGTTATTGCTTGTACTTGCATTATCATGAAAATGAAGAAGCCATTGATCAGTTGATGGTAAAGTTAAAAAATATCGAAACTTGGAAAGTGAAAGCAGATTTGTCAAATAAGACCGGACATACTGAAATGCTCAACAGCATTCATCATCCAATTGATTGCCTTATTTTAAATAGTGGCACAAGTTACGTTGGGTTAATAACGGATATGACTGAAAATCAGGTTGAGGAAATGGTCCAGCTTCATATTACAAGTCCTTTTTTACTAACAAAGGCATTGCTCCCGGCGATGATCAAAAATAAAGCAGGCAATATAGTTGCGATATCCTCTATTTGGGGATTAACAGGAGCATCATGTGAAGTTTTGTATTCGATGGTAAAAGGCGGCTTAAATACTTTTGTAAAAGCTCTTGCTAAGGAAGTAGCACCTAGTGGAATTCGCGTAAATGGTGTAGCTCCAGGTGCCATTGATACAAATATGTTAGCTAATTTTTCTAATCAAGAACTATTGGAATTGTGTCAAGAAATTCCGATGCAGAGGCTTGGTGAAGCAAAAGAAGTAGCTGATTTGGTGACTTTTCTTGTTTCGAATAAGTCCACATATATTAATGGCCAAATTATCAGTATAAATGGTGGGTGGCATTGTTAA